A single genomic interval of Deltaproteobacteria bacterium harbors:
- a CDS encoding tetratricopeptide repeat protein, giving the protein MVLQGWTRDTVRWAFVTFHEANWHPITWLSHLADVELFGLDAGWHHRINLILHIANTVALFLVLRGMTAAPWRSGFVAALFAVHPLHVESVAWIAERKDLLCALFWLLAVGSYRRYAVRGGIPNYLAVTAFFLLGLMSKPMVVTLPFVFLLLDYWPLRRLGLFFDGDGGIGSPGEAVPVRKLLIEKSPWFLMSLASCVVTFIAQRQGGAVSSLVEIPLGIRLENSVVSYAGYLGKFFWPAHLAVFYPHPVELPAGLPWWKFAAAAAVLAGVTLAAWRWRRSRPYFTAGWLFYLGTLVPVIGWVQVGMQAMADRYMYLPMVGVAVMSVWGIHDIARNVPFRRWLLGFGGGLLILLLSFAAWLQVSHWKDSESLFRHTLRVEPENPTALFNLGDTLLAGGKVDEAIRAFEDGFRYRPEETDIRTGLGRTLGEKGRYAEAAAQFREILKRRPDDHLALTNLGVTLDRMGRSGEALECLRMAVERKPDFVDAHTNLGGVLLRMGRREEAMSHLRIALRLRPDDPAGNRLMRAAMGGTGR; this is encoded by the coding sequence ATGGTGCTCCAGGGTTGGACTCGGGACACGGTCCGCTGGGCGTTCGTGACGTTCCACGAGGCGAACTGGCATCCGATCACGTGGTTGTCCCACCTCGCGGATGTGGAGCTGTTCGGATTGGACGCGGGGTGGCACCACCGGATCAACCTCATCCTCCACATTGCGAACACGGTGGCGCTGTTTCTTGTCCTTCGCGGGATGACGGCCGCTCCCTGGCGGAGCGGGTTCGTCGCGGCGCTGTTCGCCGTGCACCCGCTCCACGTGGAATCCGTCGCCTGGATCGCGGAGCGGAAGGATCTCCTTTGCGCCTTATTCTGGCTCCTGGCGGTCGGGTCCTACCGGCGATACGCCGTTCGCGGGGGGATTCCGAATTACCTCGCAGTAACGGCCTTCTTCCTGCTGGGGTTGATGTCGAAACCCATGGTCGTCACGTTGCCGTTCGTATTCCTGCTCCTGGACTACTGGCCGCTCCGCCGGCTGGGATTATTTTTCGACGGGGACGGCGGTATCGGATCCCCGGGAGAGGCTGTGCCGGTCCGGAAACTCCTGATCGAGAAGTCTCCCTGGTTCCTGATGTCCCTGGCCTCGTGCGTGGTAACGTTCATCGCCCAGCGGCAAGGCGGTGCGGTGAGTTCCCTGGTCGAGATCCCCCTCGGCATCCGGCTCGAAAATTCCGTCGTTTCCTACGCCGGATATCTCGGCAAATTCTTCTGGCCCGCCCATCTAGCGGTCTTCTATCCCCATCCGGTGGAACTGCCCGCCGGATTGCCGTGGTGGAAGTTCGCCGCCGCCGCCGCCGTGCTTGCAGGGGTGACCCTGGCCGCCTGGCGATGGCGTCGCAGCCGGCCGTACTTCACCGCGGGCTGGTTGTTTTATCTCGGCACCCTCGTCCCGGTGATCGGATGGGTACAGGTCGGCATGCAGGCCATGGCGGACCGGTACATGTATCTTCCCATGGTCGGTGTGGCCGTGATGTCGGTCTGGGGCATCCATGACATCGCCCGGAACGTCCCGTTCCGGCGTTGGCTGTTGGGATTCGGCGGAGGCCTTCTAATCCTCCTTCTCTCCTTCGCGGCATGGCTGCAGGTTTCCCATTGGAAGGACAGCGAGTCACTCTTTCGGCACACCTTGCGCGTCGAACCGGAGAACCCGACGGCGTTATTCAACCTCGGAGACACGTTGCTGGCCGGAGGGAAGGTCGACGAGGCCATCCGCGCCTTCGAGGACGGTTTCCGATACCGGCCGGAGGAGACGGACATACGTACCGGACTTGGGAGAACGCTCGGAGAGAAAGGGCGCTACGCGGAAGCCGCGGCGCAATTCCGCGAGATTCTGAAACGGCGGCCCGACGACCACCTGGCCCTGACGAACCTCGGTGTCACGCTGGATCGGATGGGAAGGAGCGGGGAGGCGCTGGAGTGCCTGCGGATGGCGGTGGAGCGAAAGCCGGATTTCGTGGACGCGCACACGAACCTCGGAGGGGTGTTGCTCAGGATGGGAAGGCGGGAAGAGGCCATGAGCCATCTACGGATCGCCTTGCGGTTGCGGCCGGACGACCCCGCCGGAAACCGGTTGATGCG